In Paenibacillus hexagrammi, the following are encoded in one genomic region:
- a CDS encoding sugar phosphate isomerase/epimerase family protein, translated as MNKLGFMSYIYMGWSAEAMAEDARNHGMVYVQLDPKQSMQVMDDELFSLVRAEKIRSIFERNGISVVGLSGYTNLMNPNLQKGESKLEQLEKMIDLCSAYGTRYMATETGSLHPTNAWRDYEGNRTAQAWEQLLQIVDRLRNRAAKNGSILLVEGFVNNVMASAEQAAGMLKRLGTDGLAFIMDPFNYLTQEDLKRQPEAMTKIFDCIGEISPIAHAKDTLYGEGGLTTPRVGAGQADWNVYAELLAQRLPDVPLILEHAKPEDVAGCLAIIRHAFDNTEASRGVKNAGGA; from the coding sequence ATGAACAAACTCGGATTTATGAGTTATATCTACATGGGCTGGAGCGCGGAGGCAATGGCTGAAGATGCCCGCAATCACGGCATGGTGTATGTGCAGCTTGACCCCAAGCAGTCGATGCAGGTCATGGATGATGAGCTCTTTTCATTAGTCAGAGCTGAGAAAATCCGCTCCATTTTCGAAAGGAATGGCATTTCGGTAGTCGGGTTATCGGGATATACGAATCTCATGAATCCGAATTTGCAAAAAGGGGAATCCAAGCTGGAGCAGTTGGAAAAGATGATCGACCTATGTTCGGCATATGGTACTAGGTATATGGCGACAGAGACAGGCAGCCTTCATCCGACGAATGCGTGGCGCGATTATGAAGGTAACCGGACTGCACAAGCATGGGAACAGCTTTTGCAAATTGTGGACCGTTTGCGAAACCGGGCTGCGAAGAATGGATCTATTTTGTTGGTTGAAGGATTTGTGAACAACGTTATGGCCAGTGCGGAGCAAGCGGCAGGGATGCTGAAGCGGCTTGGAACCGATGGACTGGCGTTCATTATGGATCCCTTTAACTACTTGACGCAAGAAGATTTAAAGCGGCAGCCGGAGGCGATGACAAAAATCTTTGATTGTATCGGCGAAATCTCTCCGATTGCACATGCCAAAGATACGCTATATGGAGAAGGTGGATTGACTACACCGAGAGTCGGGGCGGGGCAAGCGGACTGGAATGTGTATGCAGAGCTGCTCGCTCAGCGGTTGCCGGACGTTCCCTTAATACTCGAGCATGCGAAGCCGGAAGACGTGGCTGGTTGTCTGGCCATTATCCGACATGCTTTTGATAACACGGAGGCAAGCAGAGGAGTGAAGAACGCAGGTGGGGCTTAA
- a CDS encoding Gfo/Idh/MocA family protein yields MEFIRPEHYLPNKKGIADVKQYGIGLIGCGSIANSAHLPAYRKYGLHIAACCDVNAEAARATAEKFDIPFWTTDINELLAREDVGVIDLAIHPEPRLEVLKLIGKAPRPVLCQKPLALDLAHAERLSQEAARLGIILGVNQQARWAPAHKALKTVLEQDLIGEIYSIHHYMRSFQDQAGWWWTNMANFNIVDHGVHYVDLCRYFNPYPEEWSRVHCTTAQLKGQMQSIR; encoded by the coding sequence ATGGAATTCATTAGACCTGAACATTATTTGCCCAATAAGAAGGGTATAGCGGATGTGAAACAATACGGAATCGGCCTCATCGGGTGTGGCAGTATAGCGAATTCGGCGCATTTGCCTGCCTATCGCAAGTATGGTCTGCATATCGCGGCTTGCTGTGATGTTAACGCAGAAGCGGCACGAGCGACGGCGGAGAAGTTCGACATTCCTTTCTGGACGACTGATATAAATGAACTGCTCGCAAGGGAGGATGTAGGGGTTATCGATTTGGCCATTCATCCCGAACCGCGACTGGAAGTCCTGAAGTTAATCGGAAAGGCACCACGGCCGGTACTATGTCAAAAACCGTTGGCTCTGGACCTGGCTCACGCCGAAAGGCTGAGTCAAGAGGCAGCACGGCTCGGCATCATCCTCGGCGTCAACCAGCAGGCTCGCTGGGCTCCGGCACATAAAGCACTGAAGACGGTGCTGGAGCAGGATCTCATCGGCGAGATTTACAGCATTCATCATTACATGCGATCGTTCCAGGATCAGGCGGGCTGGTGGTGGACGAATATGGCAAACTTCAATATCGTCGACCATGGCGTACATTATGTGGATTTGTGCCGTTATTTTAATCCTTATCCGGAAGAATGGTCACGGGTACATTGCACAACAGCGCAGTTAAAGGGGCAAATGCAATCGATCCGCTGA